From a single Bos indicus isolate NIAB-ARS_2022 breed Sahiwal x Tharparkar chromosome 11, NIAB-ARS_B.indTharparkar_mat_pri_1.0, whole genome shotgun sequence genomic region:
- the LOC109565622 gene encoding olfactory receptor 1J4-like gives MRRENQSSVSEFLLLGLPIQPEHQSVFFALFLGMYLITVLGNLLILLLIRLDSRLHTLMYFFLSHLAFSDVSFSSVTVPKMLVNMQTQDQSIPYAGCIAQMYFFLLFVCLDNFLLAVMAYDRYVAICQPLHYTTIMRGGLCVLLVAGSWFFSCVHALLHTLLLSRLSFCADNNIPHFFCEPAALLKLACSDISLNELVIFTEGGVFAFLALSAILGSYIHIGATILRVPSIKRIRKALSTCGSHLFVVFLYYGTVAMIYFFPSTNNSKVKDTIASLMHTVVTPMLNPFIYSLRNRDMKLALGILYKKGIIFAK, from the coding sequence atGAGGAGGGAGAACCAGAGCAGCGTGTCTGagttcctcctcctggggctccCCATCCAGCCAGAGCATCAGAGCGTGTTCTTCGCCCTGTTCCTGGGCATGTACCTGATCACGGTGCTGGGCAACCTGCTCATCCTCCTGCTCATCAGGCTGGACTCTCGCCTCCACACCctcatgtacttcttcctcagccaCTTGGCCTTCTCTGATGTGTCTTTCTCATCTGTCACTGTCCCTAAGATGCTCGTGAACATGCAGACTCAAGATCAATCCATTCCTTATGCGGGGTGCATAGCACAgatgtatttttttctactttttgtttgTCTTGACAATTTCCTTCTTGCAGTGATGGCTTATGACCGGTACGTGGCCATTTGTCAGCCACTCCACTACACCACCATCATGAGGGGGGGATTGTGTGTCTTACTGGTGGCTGGATCCTGGTTCTTCTCTTGTGTCCATGCCTTGCTGCATACTCTCCTTCTGTCCCGACTGTCTTTCTGTGCTGACAATAACATCCCCCATTTCTTCTGTGAACCAGCTGCCCTCTTAAAGTTGGCCTGCTCAGACATCTCCCTCAATGAGTTAGTTATCTTCACTGAGGGGGGCGTGTTTGCCTTCTTGGCATTGAGTGCTATTTTGGGCTCTTATATTCACATTGGAGCCACCATCCTGAGGGTCCCGTCCATCAAGAGAATCCGCAAAGCTTTGtccacctgtggctcccaccTCTTTGTGGTGTTTTTGTACTATGGGACTGTTGCAATGATTTACTTCTTTCCTTCAACAAACAATTCCAAAGTCAAAGACACAATTGCTTCACTTATGCATACTGTGGTGACACCCATGTTAAACCCCTTtatctacagcctgaggaacagAGACATGAAATTGGCCCTGGGAATTCTATACAAGAAGGGGATTATTTTTGCCAAGTAA